A stretch of the Medicago truncatula cultivar Jemalong A17 chromosome 5, MtrunA17r5.0-ANR, whole genome shotgun sequence genome encodes the following:
- the LOC11413719 gene encoding glutathione S-transferase U17 translates to MATNDLKLLGGWFSPFAVRAQIALSIKGLDYENIVENLNSKSDLFLQSNPVYKKIPVLIHGDKAICESAIIVEYIDEVWKNNGTPSILPSNAYDRASARFWGAYIDDKLYNSLRNGLFAQDIESKKKHFEELAEVLLKLEDVLNKSSGGKDFFGGEKIGFVDIAFGCYLSWLRVKEKFTGEKAFDEAKTPSLVKWAEAFATDPAVKGILPETDKLVEYALAMAAAIPK, encoded by the exons ATGGCTACAAATGACTTAAAGCTTTTGGGTGGTTGGTTCAGTCCATTTGCAGTGAGGGCACAAATTGCCCTTTCCATCAAAGGTTTGGATTATGAGAACATTGTAGAAAACTTGAATTCCAAAAGTGATTTGTTTCTTCAGTCCAATCCTGTATACAAAAAAATCCCAGTTCTCATTCATGGAGATAAAGCCATTTGTGAATCAGCAATAATAGTTGAATATATTGATGAAGTTTGGAAAAATAATGGCACTCCCTCAATTCTTCCTTCAAATGCTTATGATCGAGCCAGTGCTAGATTTTGGGGTGCCTACATAGATGACAAG TTATATAATTCCCTACGAAATGGTTTATTTGCTCAAGACATTGAGTCAAAGAAGAAACATTTTGAGGAACTAGCAGAAGTGCTTTTGAAGTTGGAAGATGTATTGAACAAGAGCAGTGGAGGAAAGGACTTTTTTGGAGGAGAGAAAATTGGATTTGTTGATATTGCTTTTGGATGCTATTTGAGTTGGTTGAGGGTTAAAGAGAAATttactggagagaaagcttttgATGAAGCTAAAACTCCTTCTTTGGTAAAATGGGCTGAAGCTTTTGCTACTGATCCTGCTGTGAAGGGAATTCTACCAGAAACTGATAAACTTGTTGAGTATGCCTTAGCTATGGCTGCTGCTATTCCTAAGTAA